In Candidatus Contubernalis alkalaceticus, the following proteins share a genomic window:
- a CDS encoding PAS domain S-box protein, giving the protein MCQESDSGKITEANFMAFDIAKCRQAEMNLYIKEQAINSSIIAIALADLDGILTYVNPAFLRLWGYEHENEVVGRPVMDFWKGSEKAAAILKNLMEKGSYEIQLDAKIQDNEIKFLHITAAMVYTQGGKPIQIMASFKDMTKHKKAEQRIKERHQGLLTVLDNTAALIYVADMETYEILFINEYGKKNLGNVVGKKCWKVIQAGQTGPCEFCTNDKLLDANGQPTGTYIHEHKNNRNNRWYECRDIALRWVDGRMVRMEMAADITQRKQAQEEELKVYEQIVSSSNDFMSLVDREYRYRFVNKSYTKKGGFKKEDIIGRHVSEFLGEQAFHDTVKPAIDRCFSGETVNYAAWFDLPGLGCRYVDVTYSPCFSSEDSKVVGAAVVSRDITERKQAEDALNESRKKLQASEAKYRLLVDNTPDHIYSYNPEMRYIAVNQSLCKTFQLESHEIIGKNNYELNIPKDLAQEFEKQILKVLETEKSVEAETTIIIPDGTKHTYNTVLMPVFDEKGMITSITGTNRDITEHKKLEQEIFKIDKLESISTLAGGIAHDFNNYLAALLGNTSLAKFYIEDPQKVLEKLENIEQAILRVKDLSNQLFTFANGAAPVKKTVSIKQSLVSNVKFTLSGSNVCCKFYIDENLYMVEIDEGQFSQVLNNIVINSLQAMPDGGELYITAENTEVKANFHASLLPEGNYVKITIRDEGVGIPKEYINKIFDPFFTTKQQGSGLGLATCYSIIKNHGGYISAESETEVGTSFFIYLPASNRDRAQVPAVENISYGTGKILIMDDQEDLLKVAEEILTTIGYNVSHAKNGQETIEKYMDAQKNGCPFDLVILDLTIPGGMGGKDTLKELLKKDPEVKAIVSSGYSEDSSIANYKGYGFKGAIKKPFSIEKLSNVVHNTLTY; this is encoded by the coding sequence ATGTGTCAAGAAAGTGACAGTGGAAAGATAACTGAAGCAAATTTTATGGCCTTTGATATCGCTAAATGTAGGCAGGCAGAAATGAACCTCTATATCAAAGAACAGGCTATAAATTCTTCTATCATTGCCATTGCATTAGCCGACCTGGATGGAATTCTGACATATGTGAATCCTGCGTTTTTGCGCCTGTGGGGTTATGAGCATGAAAATGAAGTTGTGGGCCGCCCGGTAATGGATTTTTGGAAGGGAAGCGAAAAGGCTGCAGCAATTCTTAAAAATTTAATGGAAAAGGGCAGTTACGAGATCCAGCTGGATGCCAAGATACAAGATAATGAAATTAAATTTCTTCACATTACGGCAGCTATGGTTTACACGCAGGGTGGAAAACCAATTCAAATAATGGCTTCCTTTAAGGACATGACCAAACACAAAAAGGCAGAGCAGCGGATAAAAGAGAGGCACCAGGGGCTGCTGACGGTACTGGACAATACTGCAGCCTTAATTTACGTGGCAGATATGGAGACATATGAAATATTATTTATTAATGAATACGGCAAAAAGAATCTCGGTAATGTTGTCGGAAAGAAATGCTGGAAGGTAATCCAGGCAGGCCAAACAGGGCCCTGCGAATTTTGTACCAATGATAAGCTGCTGGATGCAAACGGCCAGCCCACTGGGACTTACATACATGAACATAAAAACAATAGAAACAACCGGTGGTATGAGTGCCGTGACATAGCTTTACGCTGGGTAGATGGCCGCATGGTGAGAATGGAAATGGCTGCTGACATCACCCAGCGGAAGCAGGCACAGGAAGAAGAGTTAAAGGTTTACGAGCAGATCGTATCTTCTTCCAATGATTTCATGTCCCTGGTGGACAGGGAATACAGATACAGATTCGTAAACAAATCTTATACAAAAAAGGGTGGTTTTAAAAAAGAGGATATTATTGGCAGGCATGTTTCAGAGTTCCTGGGTGAACAGGCCTTTCATGATACCGTAAAACCTGCCATTGACCGCTGTTTTTCCGGAGAAACCGTCAACTATGCCGCATGGTTTGATCTCCCGGGTTTGGGCTGCAGATATGTGGATGTCACCTACTCCCCGTGTTTTTCAAGTGAAGATTCAAAAGTCGTTGGAGCCGCAGTTGTAAGCCGAGATATTACCGAGCGCAAACAGGCAGAGGATGCCCTGAATGAGAGCAGAAAAAAGCTCCAGGCTTCAGAAGCAAAATACCGTCTGCTGGTGGATAATACGCCAGACCATATTTACAGCTATAACCCGGAAATGCGGTATATCGCTGTCAACCAGAGCCTTTGCAAAACTTTCCAGCTTGAATCTCACGAGATTATTGGCAAAAATAATTATGAGCTTAACATTCCCAAAGACCTGGCTCAAGAATTTGAAAAACAGATTTTAAAGGTTCTTGAAACAGAAAAATCTGTAGAAGCTGAGACCACAATCATTATACCTGACGGCACTAAACATACATACAATACCGTCTTGATGCCGGTGTTTGATGAAAAAGGGATGATCACCAGCATAACCGGGACAAACAGAGACATTACAGAACATAAAAAACTGGAGCAGGAAATCTTTAAAATAGACAAGCTTGAGTCAATCAGTACCCTTGCCGGTGGAATTGCCCATGACTTCAATAACTATTTAGCTGCACTGTTAGGCAATACATCTCTGGCCAAGTTTTATATAGAAGATCCACAAAAAGTGTTGGAGAAGCTGGAAAATATAGAGCAGGCAATCCTTCGGGTGAAAGACCTATCCAATCAGTTATTTACCTTTGCTAACGGCGCTGCCCCGGTTAAAAAAACAGTATCCATTAAACAGTCTTTAGTTAGTAACGTGAAGTTTACCTTAAGCGGTTCCAATGTCTGCTGTAAATTTTACATCGACGAAAACCTTTACATGGTAGAAATTGATGAAGGACAATTTAGCCAGGTATTAAACAATATTGTCATCAATTCCCTGCAGGCAATGCCCGACGGGGGAGAGTTGTACATAACTGCAGAAAACACAGAAGTAAAAGCTAACTTTCATGCCTCACTGTTACCTGAGGGGAACTATGTGAAAATTACCATTCGAGATGAAGGGGTCGGCATACCGAAGGAATATATAAATAAAATATTTGACCCATTTTTTACCACGAAACAACAGGGAAGCGGCCTGGGCCTGGCAACGTGTTACTCCATTATTAAGAATCACGGCGGCTATATCTCCGCAGAATCCGAAACCGAAGTAGGAACCAGCTTTTTTATTTATTTGCCTGCCTCCAACAGAGACAGGGCACAAGTTCCTGCAGTAGAGAATATTTCTTACGGAACCGGAAAAATCCTGATCATGGATGACCAGGAGGATTTACTGAAGGTAGCAGAAGAAATATTAACTACCATCGGTTATAATGTTTCTCATGCAAAAAACGGGCAGGAAACCATAGAAAAGTATATGGATGCGCAGAAAAACGGCTGCCCCTTTGACCTGGTAATTTTGGACCTGACTATCCCCGGCGGCATGGGCGGTAAGGACACGTTGAAAGAGCTATTAAAGAAAGACCCTGAAGTAAAAGCAATCGTCTCCAGCGGCTACTCTGAGGATTCATCAATAGCCAATTACAAAGGTTACGGCTTTAAAGGAGCCATAAAAAAACCATTTTCCATAGAGAAATTGTCCAACGTAGTTCACAATACCCTGACTTATTAA
- a CDS encoding TVP38/TMEM64 family protein: MELLDQIVHYSQIIREFGYAAMLIISAAIIMQCHVPMIPFAVVAGVCGYLYNFQQGMLLAWGSVVAGSFIALNVFRFFKLDRFTSKLLSRYKVLPKLSDKFVIGFIVIVHNIPAIPIAIPNIVAAMSSISLSRFIIFTAVGLLVPCVLFTGFGAGVDAFFANPGILTLIPILVIIVFLFLIKFINLDELLSKYE; encoded by the coding sequence ATGGAATTATTAGATCAGATCGTTCATTATAGTCAGATTATAAGAGAGTTTGGCTATGCCGCTATGTTAATAATTAGTGCTGCAATTATAATGCAGTGTCATGTACCAATGATTCCTTTTGCTGTTGTTGCTGGTGTGTGCGGTTATCTTTATAATTTTCAACAAGGTATGCTGCTAGCATGGGGAAGTGTCGTAGCAGGTTCATTTATTGCTTTAAATGTTTTTAGGTTTTTTAAGCTAGACCGGTTTACCAGTAAATTATTGTCTCGATATAAAGTTCTGCCTAAATTAAGTGATAAATTTGTGATAGGTTTTATAGTGATCGTTCATAATATACCAGCAATACCTATAGCTATACCCAATATCGTAGCAGCAATGAGCAGCATATCACTTTCCAGGTTTATTATATTTACCGCTGTAGGATTACTAGTTCCTTGTGTCTTATTTACTGGCTTTGGTGCAGGGGTAGATGCCTTTTTTGCTAATCCTGGAATCCTAACCTTAATTCCAATATTGGTTATAATAGTATTTTTATTTCTAATAAAGTTTATTAATTTAGATGAGTTATTATCTAAATACGAGTAA